Within Salvia splendens isolate huo1 chromosome 21, SspV2, whole genome shotgun sequence, the genomic segment TAGACCCATTTTgcgattttatatttttttaaaataaagttgatAATTTATTGGTACCATTTATTAATGCCACTTTCATCAATGTCTCTCACATGCATAGATTAAACATACATATGCGCTTAACTAtgctaaattaaataaaaaaataaatgatattcttaatatgaattaattaatacagtattttaaaaattgtgtgGGCATGAGTACAAGTATAGATTAGAGAGACAAAAGTAGTTATGgaccatttttttataatatatagtttattatttaaattatgtctgTAGCCTAATTATGCTTAATCAATGGAGCCTTCTATGGGAGCAGCCCCTGTGGTTTCTCTCTTAATATTATTAATCATATGTTGTACGTAAAGTAATTATTACAACATCAACTGCGCAGTCTGTAACGTAATTGAAAAACATTATCAGAAATTATGATGTTCTAGCTCATTAATTATATCATGCAacgtatatatataaatatatatatattgattttatactatataattaataaatcaataattatttgaattattaaaCCCATTTGTTCACTATCATGATTCATGGCTACTTTATTTTTAAGCAATTAATTATGAACCATTTTGTGTAGCTCGACCTAACTATCATGAACTCTCAAAAATTTAAATGTATAGTAGATTGGTTTCAGAGAAGATTCATGAGATGAAATTAagctttttatttaaataattattatattaatagaaaatctaataaataaaaatcgtATATCAATTTCGTGCTGCGTACATTGAACTTTTGCTCTATCTCCATGATAAAGCAGTGTTAGACAAAGAGACAAAGGTATCATCATCATTATACATCAGcccatatataaataaataagataatatttctatattttttgtAATATGGCCCCTCCAACAATTagaatttcttttcttttttcttgttgACCTAACATGACTGTTGATAAGTGCCCTTCTTCCACAGAAAAGCAGGTTacattattttgttaaaaatagTTATCGTATGCTAGCTACTGGAAAATGGACTTTcgacaaaataatagtagtagtaacttGCTTCTTATAGGATTCAAATCCTATTATTGCAATCATCATTATCATCTAGTAAAGATGCAGTCACTGAATATCTTCATAATTGAAGGACTgaaaatgaattttatttttctttcataatTCGTGGCTATTCGAACCCGGCAACCCGcaacatattaattaatgaaaaacaCTTACAAACTATCCCTAAATATAGATTTTCTCGAATCTTATTAAATATACatttgttccataaaaatatatgcactttctatttttgttcgttccataaaaatatgagcatttccatttttaaaaagttgTCTCCAACTCTTTATACATacaaatcaatttatttacaacttatatcactaTAGTCcaccattacaactcattaagcactaataataatgtgagtaCTAATATTCACGAACACTACACTAACTATATTTTTCATCCTCTCTtatttatcaattgtgcattaattctcGTGTTATTTCAAATGCGCATATTTTATGTGACGACGGGAATATAGATTTTCTTTAAAAAGCTCCATATGAATAAGATTTTTATCATCTCTGGGATTTGAATTTAGTAtgtattataataattaaattttaattagaacaattaaatattagtattaatatatCAATCGCGTCCATTTCATGAGGTGTGTATAATGggttagtagtagtagtaagtTAGACGCCCAACTTAGTTCTGTTAAAGTAGTAGTAGAAGTataaatttatcttttttataaCGAGTCAAACTTATTCGAATTTAACTAAGCAGTAAACAACAAAATATACTCCATGTATTTATTGAAATCTTTAAACAGAATGaacatttcattaatttctCAAAACTAATTGTATCCATCTCCAAAATGTTGTCacatttgactcggcacgaattttaagaaatatgaaaaaaagaggggcaaaaaagttagtggaatgtaagtgtaatgagttagtggaaagtgagtctcatttaccaaaaatagaaaataaaataaaaattggacaACATTTgcggacggaccgaaatggcaaaagTGAATATCATTTTACGGATGAAGGAGTATATTATACTCTAAATTCAATTACTACCTTATACGTAATAAATAAGTCTCTAAAAAGTTCATTGAATTACAAACAACCATTATTTCAAACAACGCAAAAACTTAAGAGAAAGGGAAATAATAAACTAGCATAGAAATTAGTAAAATTCagttaattataaatatatttcgaAACTTCAATCTCCTATCTACAATTCAATTATACACTCAGTAGCACGTCATTACATCATCAACCAAAACATCCATACGGCCATagaaacaaaaactaaaatcaagaagttaaaaaaaaaaactaaaatcaaaCCCTTAACAAAAACAAGATAATTCatagtactataaaaaaaactaaacattAGCAAGAAAAAAGCTTATTAAACCCATAAGAAACACACGAACTCGATCTAACGATGGACTCCAAATTCTTGAGCAAATCCGCCGCAGTCGGCCTCGCGGCCGGATCCCCTGCGGTGCACTGCAGCGCAAGGTTCATGGTCTCGACCATCTGATTCTGACGATCAACATCACTCTTCATCACCGTGTCAACCCACGCCTCCACGTGGCAGTCCGCGTAGCAGTACCTCGCCCACTCCACCACGCCGTCGTCGGCCCGGTTCTTGCCCGTCAGGAGCTCGATCAGGAGGAGCCCGAACCCGAAAACGTCGCTGGTTTGGGTCGGCCCTTTTGAACCTGTTCAATTTTTGGTTTTGAAGAAAATACTTATGTAAATAGTAACGTTGCATGGACATATGATTACGtttttaatagtactattttttatatgaaaataaaagCAACACCACTAAAGAATGTACTTGCGACAAAAAGTGAGACTAGTTCCGAAAACTTTCTATGGTGAATTTATGCATGGTTGAGGATGAGGGATTTTAGATTGAAATTTactatatgtattttttttattttataaaaaaatggaatttCATTCAAGTTAGCAATCATACCAATATTTGGAagccattaaaaataaaacataaggTCCATTTGACACTAGAGATATTTATCAAGTCTATGAATCATATTAATTAGAGAACTTATATAAGCTATTTAAATTACGAAGTTTTTTGACAAATTCTGATCAAtcccataaaattaaatataacatgaatttcaatttttttgcaaTCATTTTATCCAAATGTATTTTTAGCACAATTCTCCAATCTGCAATATGAATTTTAACTTAAAATTTGTCATCTCAAACTTATGTGAAACAAATAATTGAATGAAATAAACCGCAAACTAAAGATGATCACACCAAAAATTCAAGAAATAGGTTATGGATGATTTACCTTGATCAACATAGGAGTGAAGACTTAACCTCAACCTTGCTTCTCCTCTCTCATCCACCATCACTCTCGCCGCCGCAACATCTCCGGCCGCCACACCATGGCAATGCAAGTACTTGAGCGCCCGCGCCATCCCCACCGCGATCTTGATCCGACGGTCCCAAATCAATCCCCCCAAAATCTCACTCAAATTCTTCCCTTCAACAAACTCATACACCAAAACCGCCGCCTTCTCCAATCGACACATCCCAAGCAACCTCACCACGTTCGGGTGGCTGATCTTGCAGAGCCGGGCCCACTCCGCCCACCACTTGGCTGGAACCGCCGCGATTTCCTTCGCGAAAAACCGCTTCTTGTTCACCGACGATTTTCCAACGTATGACAAACCTAGCTTCCCACTACCAATCAGATTCTCCTCTCTCATTGACGAAACGACGTCATTTAATGCGATCGACCGTGGCATTTTCGTGAATTGTAGCTCCcattcgccgccgccgccctccTCGCTTTCCACTCTCTTGGTCTCGTGGCGGCTCCGCCGCCGAACGGCGAGGACCGCCGCGGCAAAGACGAGCACGGCGGCGAGGAGGAGACCTAGCACGAGCCAGCGGAGGCGGCGGCTTTTCGCGCAGCCGCCGCTGCATGGCGGCAGGCCTGTAGCCTCCTCGCCACCGCAGAGGCCCGTGCCGGCGACGGAGGTGGAATTTATCGCCAGGAATGCCGCCGTCTCCGGCAGGCCGCCGCGGAGGCGGGGGTTGTACGAGACATTGATTTGCACGAGGGATTCAATTTGACCTAAATTGGAGGGAATCGTTCCCGCCAATTCGTTGACGGAGAGGTCGAGCAGGCCGAGCACCGGCATGGCGGCGAAACTGGCGGGAACTTCTCCGGTCAGCCTGTTGCGGCTGAGGTCCAGCGCAACGAGCTTCCGGCAATCGGATAATTGGGCGGGGATTCGGCCAGAGAGCCCGTTCCTGCCCAATTTCAGCTCCACGAGCTGCGAGAACCGGCCGAAACTCGCCGGAATTTCGCCGGAGAAGGCGTTTCCTGATAAATCCAAATTCTCGAGCTTCTCACTGCCAAAATCTCCAGGCAACGGCCCCAAAAACTTGTTTCCCGCCAAATTCAGCATCTGAAGCTGTGCCATGTCCCATTTCCGGTCAGCTATCCCGCCGGAAAGATTGTTGCCGGAGATATCCACAAAATAGACCCTCGGAAGCGCGGTGAACTCCGGCGGTAGATCGCCGGAAAACTGGTTTTTCTGGAGACGGACGCGCTGCAAACTCTTGCAACGGCTTAAATCCGCTGGAATCTCGCCCTCCAAATAATTAGAGAACAGAATCAGCTTGAACAAACGCCCCGACGCGCAGAGATTCTCCGGCAATTTTCCGGCGAGATTGTTCGTGGAGAGATCCAATAGAGTAAGATTGTTCCTTTTCCCAAGCTCTTGAGGTATTTCACCAGACAAATTATTAGACCACAATTGAAGAACTTGAAGATTCGGTAACAACGATAGAGCATTTGGGATTTTTCCAGTGAAATTATTGGAAAACAAATGCAAAACCTCCAATTTCTGCAGATTGATAAACATCTCCGGAATCTCGCCTGATAAGAAATTATCACTCAAATCAAGCGACACCAATTTACCCAAATCGAAAATAGGCTTCGGAATTCCACCGGTAAGCTTGTTGAAGTAGAGAAAAAGGTGCTCAAGATTCGTCAGATTCCCCAACGAAGCCGGAATTTCTCCGGTGAGATTGTTATACACGAGATCAAGATGTTGCAGCGCCGCCAGCTCACCGAGCTCCGCAGGAATCCCACCGGAGAAATTATTGTACCCGAGATAAACCCATCTCAGCCTCTTCATCACGGCGAGATTCCGCGGAATCTCGCCGGTGAACTGGTTCGACGCCAGGGTCAGAACCTCGAGCCCCGTCAGATTAGCGACGGAGCTCGGGATTCGCCCCGTCAGCAAATTCCCGCCTACATCGAGTAGCCTGAGGTGGGAAAGCTGCCCGATGTCGGCGGGGAGTTCTCCGGAGAGAACGTTGTCAGAGACGTCCAGCGTCTCGAGAGACGGGACGCTGGCCGGGGGCGGGACCGCCGCTCCCGTCAGGTTGTTGCTGCTGAGTTTGAGATTCCTCAGATAGAGAGAGGAGAGATTCCGTGGGATTTCTCCGAAGAAGTGATTGTTGGAGAGGTCGATGGATTGGATGTAGGGGAATCTGAAGATGGATTCCGGAATCTTCCCTGAGAGATTCTTTCCTGGCAGATGAATCTTCGCAACATGGGAGGAATCTAAGCAGGAGATTCCGTCCCATTTGCAGAAGGGTTTTGAAGGATTCCAGTTGCTGAGGGTTTGAAATTGATCGTTGATTGAAGATTTAAGTGAGAGAAGTAGTTCGAGATCGAAACCTCTGCATGCTGACACGAACACGAGCACGAACAAAAACACGAATGCTTTTGATCCTCCCATAGTGATAATTTGAATGAAAATGTGTTTTAAGCTAGTGGAAGTAATGCTTCATTTTTTCTGCAAAAATGGGAAATTAACAAATAATTGTAACTATAAATCTTGGATCTGATGAttgcataattttttaaaatagcaaTTCTATAACAGAAGCAGCTTTTTCACGAATAAAAAACGGCATTTGGCATCATAATTAGGACAAGAAAAAGCACCGGCAAGAAAGCATCAAATACATAAAATCAGGAGCTTTTgcatgaaaataaattaaataaatcagaaattaattaataattgaaACAACCCTCGGAATAAAAGGAgggttttaattaataaattcagACGACAATAGTACCTGATTTTCAGTCCAAAAACTGCAGAAGTTTGATGTGCAAGAAACAaggttttttttgtttgaaaaGAAGTGGATAATTGAAGAAGGCAAATATAGTAGGGTTTGTGGCAAGAATTTGTGAGTGGTGTAATAGACaaaatatttggagagagaaaattgtGGATATATACGACAATGGAGGTTCTGAGCTAGCTAGGTTTTTAAATAaactcccctctctctctctctctctcataaaatatagtataagGGGGGAGGGTACATATGTTGGGTGAAAAGCTATGGCTTTTGTGGGATATTACCAAAATACTCCTTTGATTGGTTTTGAAAGTGACAAAGGGAAAATGCATTGTGTAACCGTTGAAGCTCAAAAAGTTGGTGAAGCCATGCTTATTATTCTCTTTGCAATTTGGATTTATTTGATGATACATTGCAAAAATGGTGTGAGCTAGCTTTTGTTCtcatgtgtatgtgtgtgtgtgtgagagagagagagagagcataaGTGTAACTTTGGTGttacttcatttttttcaaGTTCATAAGTTCAACTTGAGTGGCCTAGGAGGTGGATTACGAAAattgtgtttaaattttttcaattgCAAAATTATAGTAAAAATATAATGTCGTTTTGATTGAAGTGGTACCATTCGTCTTTTGTTCCATCTGAACTGACTCATTTCTTTTTTACATGCTTATTATGAGAGTGTGATAGAGAGATGTGGTATGGCACAAGCTAGTGTAACTTTGttgttactttattttttaagcTCATGAAGTTCAAAAtgagtttaaaattttattttaagtttatTCCATTCGACTTGGCTCGTTTCTTTTCaatatatagtaattatttgGGAGGATAAGATTATGCCTAAAGATGGCTTCCAAATCGAAAATACTATGACTTTTggcttgttttatttaattttactaaGGGCAACTGCAGAAATTGTACAACAAGCCACAATACTTATACAACTATGCATTCGTAATTAATGAAAACGAAATTCATAACATTCTTGCAATAATTAGATATACTATTTCACTAGATTTCTTGAACACTGTGACAAAATTGTGTCAGCTGTGGTTTCAGACTAATAAAAGCATAAAGTAGTGGAAACTGAGATTGTGATAGAATAGAGAGATATACTCCACATACAAATATGTGGTACAAAAGTTTATACAGCGTGAAAGGGAAAATACATACgataaaaaaaagaacaatATATTTGTGTATGTGTACAATTAA encodes:
- the LOC121784946 gene encoding leucine-rich repeat receptor-like serine/threonine-protein kinase SKM1, with amino-acid sequence MGGSKAFVFLFVLVFVSACRGFDLELLLSLKSSINDQFQTLSNWNPSKPFCKWDGISCLDSSHVAKIHLPGKNLSGKIPESIFRFPYIQSIDLSNNHFFGEIPRNLSSLYLRNLKLSSNNLTGAAVPPPASVPSLETLDVSDNVLSGELPADIGQLSHLRLLDVGGNLLTGRIPSSVANLTGLEVLTLASNQFTGEIPRNLAVMKRLRWVYLGYNNFSGGIPAELGELAALQHLDLVYNNLTGEIPASLGNLTNLEHLFLYFNKLTGGIPKPIFDLGKLVSLDLSDNFLSGEIPEMFINLQKLEVLHLFSNNFTGKIPNALSLLPNLQVLQLWSNNLSGEIPQELGKRNNLTLLDLSTNNLAGKLPENLCASGRLFKLILFSNYLEGEIPADLSRCKSLQRVRLQKNQFSGDLPPEFTALPRVYFVDISGNNLSGGIADRKWDMAQLQMLNLAGNKFLGPLPGDFGSEKLENLDLSGNAFSGEIPASFGRFSQLVELKLGRNGLSGRIPAQLSDCRKLVALDLSRNRLTGEVPASFAAMPVLGLLDLSVNELAGTIPSNLGQIESLVQINVSYNPRLRGGLPETAAFLAINSTSVAGTGLCGGEEATGLPPCSGGCAKSRRLRWLVLGLLLAAVLVFAAAVLAVRRRSRHETKRVESEEGGGGEWELQFTKMPRSIALNDVVSSMREENLIGSGKLGLSYVGKSSVNKKRFFAKEIAAVPAKWWAEWARLCKISHPNVVRLLGMCRLEKAAVLVYEFVEGKNLSEILGGLIWDRRIKIAVGMARALKYLHCHGVAAGDVAAARVMVDERGEARLRLSLHSYVDQGSKGPTQTSDVFGFGLLLIELLTGKNRADDGVVEWARYCYADCHVEAWVDTVMKSDVDRQNQMVETMNLALQCTAGDPAARPTAADLLKNLESIVRSSSCVSYGFNKLFSC